In Helianthus annuus cultivar XRQ/B chromosome 8, HanXRQr2.0-SUNRISE, whole genome shotgun sequence, a single genomic region encodes these proteins:
- the LOC110869436 gene encoding uncharacterized protein LOC110869436, which yields MIAKRKNTRGRGGGCSSYQGRRQDRDDEDQDGSQSRDGQDHGSKQTSQRRTNDRQTGRKDRSQVQCYRCDKFGHFASGCPDRMKKQDEANLIKSDDFDPSLFMMRCDQETVFLNEEWVIPKRFETKPMEKDTWYLNNGASNHMTGNRAYFFELNERVTGKVKFGDGSCIDIRGKGSVLLEGKTGKKRLLTDVYCIPSLQSNIISLGQATEGGCDIHMKRDLLTIHDDTGKLMMKVTRTENRLYKINLKVASPGTQDNMTGIKNFAGRDLQRGELEDDTASTSQNLLKDPSLIKKPKIQSPKKMFMNSKKRLSKGFKPKEVHLMIQESECLLKIAAESMVVRVLLTKGRVMEKGLVEYKVARMFELGRSRKTQLEIKMCSMRIKTKKTC from the coding sequence ATGATCGCCAAACGGAAAAATACGCGGGGGCGTGGGGGAGGCTGTTCAAGTTATCAAGGCAGACGTCAAGACCGGGATGATGAGGACCAAGATGGAAGTCAAAGCCGAGATGGTCAAGATCATGGGTCAAAGCAGACGAGTCAAAGAAGAACCAATGATCGCCAAACGGGAAGGAAAGATAGATCACAGGTTCAGTGTTACCGTTGTGATAAATTTGGTCACTTCGCATCAGGATGTCCGGATCGTATGAAGAAACAAGATGAAGCTAACTTAATTAAATCCGATGATTTTGATCCATCATTATTCATGATGAGATGTGATCAAGAGACGGTTTTTCTAAATGAAGAATGGGTGATTCCAAAGCGTTTCGAGACTAAACCAATGGAGAAAGACACTTGGTATCTCAACAACGGAGCATCGAATCACATGACGGGTAATCGAGCTTATTTCTTTGAACTTAATGAGCGTGTTACGGGAAAGGTGAAGTTCGGAGATGGATCTTGTATCGACATACGGGGAAAGGGATCGGTATTACTTGAAGGGAAAACGGGGAAGAAGCGTCTGTTGACCGATGTTTACTGCATACCGAGTTTGCAAAGCAATATCATAAGTCTTGGTCAAGCAACGGAAGGTGGATGCGACATTCACATGAAACGTGATTTGCTAACCATTCATGATGATACAGGAAAGCTTATGATGAAGGTGACAAGGACCGAGAACCGTCTATACAAGATCAACCTCAAGGTAGCAAGTCCCGGTACACAAGATAACATGACTGGAATAAAGAATTTTGCGGGTAGGGATCTACAAAGAGGTGAATTGGAAGACGATACGGCAAGTACGAGTCAGAATCTTCTCAAAGATCCAAGTTTAATAAAGAAGCCCAAAATTCAAAGTCCAAAAAAAATGTTCATGAATTCAAAGAAAAGGTTAAGCAagggattcaaacccaaggaggTACATTTAATGATCCAAGAAAGTGAGTGTTTGCTCAAGATCGCGGCCGAGTCAATGGTGGTGCGAGTTCTTTTGACCAAAGGACGGGTCATGGAGAAAGGACTAGTCGAGTACAAGGTCGCAAGAATGTTCGAGCTAGGAAGGAGCCGAAAAACACAGTTAGAGATCAAGATGTGTTCTATGAGAATCAAGACAAAGAAGACATGTTAG